One segment of Carya illinoinensis cultivar Pawnee chromosome 13, C.illinoinensisPawnee_v1, whole genome shotgun sequence DNA contains the following:
- the LOC122292204 gene encoding protein FAR-RED ELONGATED HYPOCOTYL 3-like, with the protein MNAFFDGYVHSRTNLKEFVDQFDNALKKKIENENLADFQSFNVTIPCISRSPIEKRFQELYTIAKFKEVQQQVNGIIDLNPKLLPSDGAIKTYMVEDEVALEEFTKLVTYFVDFSKVDAVAKCSCGLFEMRGILCRHILAMITHAASSRKHTEDARSKLYAMIELYRANEEPPSFTQIGSNANDTANDTTVGCSGEVHSPRVVRGKGRPPSLRRASRMEIDMRKAKAKLKKAPAKGKRKERDGGDTRSVDKGDTPVVEMQVELNGSQLDRCGLDGSQPLQ; encoded by the exons atgaatgcattcTTTGACGGTTATGTACATTCTAGAACAAACTTAAAGGAGTTTGTAGACCAATTTGATAACgcattgaaaaaaaagattgagaatgaaaatctcGCAGACTTCCAGTCATTTAATGTCACAATTCCCTGCATATCTAGATCTCCGATTGAAAAGAGGTTCCAAGAGTTGTACACGATTGCTAAGTTCAAGGAAGTTCAGCAGCAAGTCAACGGTATCATTGACTTGAATCCGAAGTTACTACCAAGTGATGGTGCAATAAAGACATATATGGTTGAGGATGAAGTAGCTTTGGAGGAGTTCACTAAGTTGGTTACGTATTTTGTGGACTTTAGTAAGGTTGATGCAGTTGCAAAGTGCTCTTGTGGattatttgagatgaggggAATATTATGTCGGCACATTTTGGCT ATGATTACTCATGCAGCTAGTTCGAGAAAGCATACTGAAGATGCGAGAAGTAAGTTATATGCGATGATTGAGCTCTATCGTGCCAATGAAGAACCCCCATCTTTCACTCAAATTGGTTCTAATGCTAATGACACAGCAAATGACACTACGGTCGGGTGTTCTGGGGAAGTACACAGCCCACGTGTTGTGCGAGGCAAAGGCAGACCTCCATCTCTAAGAAGAGCATCCAGGATGGAGATAGACATGCGGAAAGCAAAAGCAAAGTTGAAGAAAGCACCGGCAAAGGGGAAGCGTAAAGag CGGGATGGAGGCGATACCCGGTCCGTGGATAAAGGAGATACACCTGTTGTGGAA atgcAAGTTGAGTTGAATGGATCACAATTGGATCGATGTGGGTTGGACGGCTCACAACCGTTGCAATGA